One Mobula hypostoma unplaced genomic scaffold, sMobHyp1.1 scaffold_62, whole genome shotgun sequence genomic window carries:
- the LOC134341758 gene encoding zinc finger protein 420-like: MAHQRVHTGDRPFTCSDCGKEFTRSSQLKVHQRVHTGERLFTCSVCGKGFTRSSTLLTHQSVHTGERPFTCSDCGKRFISSSHLKVHRRVHTGERPFTCSNCGKGFTSSSQLKEHQRVHTGERPFICTNCGKGFTRSSSLKVHQQVHTTERLFTCSNCGKGFSQSSELKVHRQVHIGERPFTCSVCGKGFTRSANLLSHQLVHTGEWPFTCSNCGKGFTSSSQLKVHRRVHTGEKPFICSNCGKGFTRSSQLKVHRRVHTGERPFICLDCGKGFSQSSKLKAHQRVHTGERLFTCSDCGKGFTRSSQLKIHQRVHTGGRPFTCSDCGRRFTRSSFLLTHQSVHTGERPFTCLDCGKGFTCSSHLKVHQRVHTGERPFTCSDCGEGFTCSSQLKIHQRVHTGEKPFTCSECGKGFTQSSPLMTHQRVHSGERPFTCSVCGKGFIQLSHLKIHQRVHTGERPFTCSECGKGFTSSSQLLGHQRVHTGERPFTCSVCGKGFTRLSHLQRHQRVHTGERSFTCSVCGKRFSRSSSLQRHQQVHTG, encoded by the coding sequence atggctcaccagcgagttcacactggagaccggccgttcacctgctcagactgcgggaaggaattcactcgatcatcccaactgaaggtacatcagcgagttcacactggagagaggctgttcacttgctcagtgtgtgggaagggattcactcggtcatccaccCTACTGACacatcagtcagttcacactggggagaggccgttcacctgctctgactgtgggaagagattcatttCCTCGTCCCACCTGAAGGTACAtcggcgagttcacactggggagaggccattcacctgctcaaactgtgggaagggattcacttcctcatcccaactgaaggaacatcagcgagttcacactggggagaggccgttcatctgcacgaactgtgggaagggattcactcgatcatccagtctgaaggtacatcagcaagttcacactacggagaggctgttcacctgctcaaactgcgggaagggattcagtcaatcatctgaactgaaggtacatcggCAAGTTCACattggagagaggccgttcacttgctcagtgtgtgggaagggattcactcggtcagcCAACCTACTGTCACATCAgttagttcacactggagagtggccgttcacctgctcaaactgtgggaagggattcacttcctcatcccaactgaaggtacatcggcgagttcacactggggagaagccgttcatctgctcaaactgtgggaagggattcactcggtcatctcaactgaaggtacatcggcgagttcacactggggagaggccgttcatctgcttggactgtgggaagggattctctcAATCATCCAAACTgaaggcacaccagcgagttcacactggggagaggctgttcacctgctctgactgtgggaagggatttactcgaTCATCCCAactgaagatacatcagcgagttcacactggagggaggccgttcacctgctcagactgtgggaggcgattcactcggtcatccttCCTACTGACacatcagtcagttcacactggggagaggccattcacctgcttggactgtgggaaaggattcacttgctcatcccacctgaaggtacatcagcgagttcacactggggagaggccattcacctgctcggactgtggggagggattcacttgctcatcgcaactgaagatacatcagcgagttcacactggggagaagccattcacctgctcagaatgtgggaagggattcactcagtcatcccccCTAatgacacaccagcgagttcacagtggggagcggccattcacctgctcagtctgtgggaagggattcattcagttATCTCATctgaagatacatcagcgagttcacactggagagaggccattcacctgctcagagtgtggaaagggattcacttcGTCCTCTCAACTACTGGgccaccagcgagttcacactggagagaggccgttcacctgctcagtgtgtgggaagggattcactcggttgTCTCATCTTCAGAGACACCAGCgtgttcacacaggggagaggtcgttcacctgctcagtgtgtgggaagagattcagtcggtcatccagcctacagagacaccagcaagttcacactgggtag